A section of the Triticum dicoccoides isolate Atlit2015 ecotype Zavitan chromosome 7A, WEW_v2.0, whole genome shotgun sequence genome encodes:
- the LOC119330837 gene encoding polcalcin Phl p 7-like: protein MADDMERIFKRFDTNGDGKISLTELTDALRTLGSTSADEVQRMMAEIDTDGDGFIDFSEFISFCNANPGLMKDVAKVF, encoded by the coding sequence ATGGCGGACGACATGGAGAGGATCTTCAAGAGGTTCGACACGAACGGCGACGGGAAGATCTCGCTGACTGAGCTGACGGACGCGCTGCGGACGCTGGGGTCGACCTCCGCGGACGAGGTGCAGCGCATGATGGCGGAGATCGACACCGACGGTGACGGCTTCATCGACTTCAGCGAGTTCATCTCCTTCTGCAACGCCAACCCCGGGCTCATGAAGGACGTCGCCAAGGTCTTCTGA